One Brassica napus cultivar Da-Ae chromosome C4, Da-Ae, whole genome shotgun sequence genomic region harbors:
- the LOC106393698 gene encoding uncharacterized protein LOC106393698, with protein MVETTFTAEENNHATAPHVSVELPCLWRCQVDASWLETSDGVGMGFILYEQETQVLRVQGKRSQTDSPLHAEAECLCWVMKEIRNRGLARVYFESDCQQLVHIIQQKKKWPALEPVLEDIQAIKSSVDVFSLKYIPRSANVRSDGLSKDARSRVQSFSSFEIMDTLRLAVEASLYEHF; from the coding sequence ATGGTGGAGACAACCTTTACGGCTGAAGAAAACAACCACGCAACAGCTCCTCACGTTTCAGTCGAGTTGCCCTGCCTTTGGAGGTGTCAAGTCGACGCGTCATGGCTGGAGACTAGTGATGGAGTTGGAATGGGTTTTATTCTCTATGAGCAGGAAACACAAGTACTAAGAGTTCAAGGCAAAAGATCACAGACAGATTCTCCACTTCACGCAGAGGCAGAATGCTTATGTTGGGTAATGAAAGAGATAAGAAACCGGGGCCTGGCTCGAGTTTACTTTGAATCCGACTGCCAACAGCTTGTACACATTATCCAACAGAAGAAAAAATGGCCTGCACTAGAACCAGTATTGGAAGACATTCAAGCTATTAAATCTTCGGTTGATGTTTTTTCTCTTAAGTATATCCCTCGTTCTGCAAATGTCCGTTCGGATGGTCTTTCCAAAGACGCCCGATCACGAGTGCAGAGCTTtagctcctttgagatcatggatACACTAAGGTTAGCCGTTGAGGCTAGCTTGTACGAACACTTTTAA
- the LOC125585919 gene encoding uncharacterized protein At1g43920, Chloroplastic-like codes for MGIRGIPEQCGCGRRTGIYTSKTKVNPGRTFFRCPTLQNDHLYKWVDEAVYEEVQDALPKVECFASDVMKIKMEIESMKTVEEDLKEDVRKASNELKKLNVIMKVGFWVVCLGVVICLVLIMFDKADGLSMNSY; via the exons ATGGGAATTCGTGGTATCCCGGAGCAATGCGGTTGTGGTCGAAGAACTGGGATATACACATCAAAAACGAAGGTCAATCCAGGAAGAACTTTCTTTAGATGCCCAACGCTTCAAAAT GATCACTTGTATAAATGGGTAGATGAAGCTGTCTACGAAGAGGTTCAAGATGCATTGCCAAAAGTTGAATGCTTTGCATCAGAtgttatgaaaattaaaatggaGATCGAAAGCATGAAAACCGTGGAGGAAGACTTGAAAGAAGATGTCAGGAAGGCGAGCAATGAACTTAAGAAGCTGAATGTGATCATGAAAGTGGGTTTTTGGGTGGTTTGTTTAGGCGTTGTGATATGTCTTGTGTTGATCATGTTTGACAAAGCAGATGGGTTGTCTATGAATAGCTACTAG
- the LOC106395342 gene encoding F-box protein At1g61340-like: MALGKKRIVAQRSNLKHRRGVEEGGLGLELELVQYKKVFGRKRILVSDTGDSIFTSPVRKISSKKLCDKAPSASCQSPELEDLHLDILVRIICRVEHEDLKQLFHVSKTVREATLIAKQSHFAYSTPRKTSVFQHRRFSLDKPFGLGDGDDYEIEAPGAPLQKRYRYRNEDDSGVSVALFK, encoded by the exons ATGGCATTGGGGAAGAAGAGAATCGTTGCCCAGAGATCGAACTTGAAGCATCGTCGTGGTGTGGAAGAAGGAGGATTGGGGTTAGAGTTAGAGTTGGTTCAGTACAAGAAGGTTTTTGGGAGGAAGAGGATTCTGGTTTCAGACACTGGTGATTCGATTTTCACTTCACCTGTCAGGAAAATCTCATCGAAGAAGCTCTGCGATAAAGCTCCGTCTGCAAGTTGTCAAAGTCCAGAGCTTGAAGATCTTCATCTGGATATTCTG GTGAGAATTATCTGTAGGGTCGAGCATGAAGACTTGAAACAACTGTTTCATGTTTCAAAGACAGTAAGAGAAGCT ACACTAATCGCAAAGCAGTCACATTTCGCATATAGTACACCTCGGAAAACCTCTGTTTTCCAACATAGAAGATTCAGTTTAGATAAACCGTTTGGTTTAGGTGATGGCGACGATTATGAGATTGAAGCCCCAGGAGCCCCACTGCAGAAAAGGTACCGTTACCGTAACGAGGACGATTCTGGAGTGTCAGTGGCTCTATTCAAGTGA